From Xiphophorus hellerii strain 12219 chromosome 20, Xiphophorus_hellerii-4.1, whole genome shotgun sequence, the proteins below share one genomic window:
- the npffl gene encoding pro-FMRFamide-related neuropeptide FF like codes for MDTAAVMTLLALILAMAGVSQALHIQGGGDENDMLPGSSEENMADRLLGLEIESRDTSLDDRLLLLVLRALKQAGFPLGIQRETRESVLHQPQRFGRSSNGQVVLEDKIQPRDWEAAPGQIWSMAVPQRFGKK; via the exons ATGGACACAGCTGCAGTGATGACTCTTCTGGCTCTAATCCTGGCGATGGCTGGCGTCAGTCAGGCTCTTCACATCCAAGGCGGTGGGGATGAAAATGACATGCTGCCTGGCAGCTCGGAGGAGAACATGGCCGACCGCCTGCTGGGGCTG GAGATTGAGAGCAGAGACACCAGCCTTGATGATCGCCTGCTACTTTTAGTGCTAAGAGCACTGAAGCAAGCTGGTTTCCCTCTGGGAATCCAGAGAGAAACCAGGGAATCTGTCCTCCACCAGCCACAGAG GTTTGGCCGCAGCTCCAATGGGCAGGTTGTGTTGGAGGATAAGATTCAGCCCCGGGACTGGGAGGCCGCCCCTGGTCAGATCTGGAGCATGGCCGTGCCCCAGAGGTTTGGCAAGAAGTAA